A section of the Bradyrhizobium oligotrophicum S58 genome encodes:
- the otnI gene encoding 2-oxo-tetronate isomerase, with protein MPRFAANLSMMFTEHPFLDRFAAAAKAGFTAVEFLFPYDHPAEEVGRRLDDNGLIQALFNLPPGNWDAGEKGFAALPERFDDLKASLKTALPFAKATGVKRLHLMAGIADRHDAKAVEAYYKSVAWAAEFFAPHGLDVVIEPINPRNVPGYFLNDFGFARDLIRELKIPNLKLQFDIYHCQIIHGDVTMRLREMSDITGHVQIASIPSRNEPDGEELNYPFLFEELDRLGYGGFVGCEYNPRGRTENGLGWFAPYKGVKP; from the coding sequence ATGCCCCGCTTTGCCGCCAATCTCTCGATGATGTTCACAGAGCATCCGTTCCTCGACCGCTTTGCGGCCGCCGCCAAGGCCGGCTTCACCGCGGTGGAATTCCTGTTTCCCTATGATCATCCGGCCGAGGAAGTCGGCAGGCGGCTTGATGACAACGGCCTCATCCAGGCGCTGTTCAACCTGCCGCCCGGCAATTGGGACGCTGGGGAGAAGGGCTTTGCGGCGCTGCCGGAGCGGTTCGACGATCTCAAGGCGAGCCTGAAGACGGCGCTGCCTTTTGCCAAGGCCACCGGTGTGAAACGGCTGCATCTGATGGCGGGCATCGCCGATCGCCATGATGCGAAAGCAGTGGAGGCCTATTATAAGTCGGTGGCCTGGGCGGCGGAGTTCTTTGCGCCGCATGGTCTCGACGTCGTGATCGAGCCGATCAATCCGCGCAACGTGCCGGGATACTTCCTCAATGATTTCGGCTTCGCCCGCGATCTGATCCGCGAACTCAAGATTCCGAACCTGAAGCTGCAGTTCGACATCTATCACTGCCAGATCATCCATGGCGACGTCACGATGCGGCTGCGCGAGATGAGCGACATCACCGGACACGTCCAGATCGCCAGCATCCCCTCGCGCAACGAGCCTGACGGCGAGGAACTGAACTATCCGTTCCTGTTCGAAGAGCTCGATCGGCTCGGCTATGGCGGCTTCGTCGGCTGCGAGTACAATCCGCGCGGCCGCACCGAGAACGGGCTCGGCTGGTTCGCACCTTACAAGGGAGTGAAGCCGTGA
- the ltnD gene encoding L-threonate dehydrogenase, translating into MCRMPSPSQLKVAVIGLGSMGFGMATSLKRAGFEVTGCDVSADSVARFVADGGKGANSPAEAAREADIVVSVVVNAAQTEAILFGPGGAAETMPKEAVFVSSATMDPDVARRLAKQLEATGRHYLDAPISGGAQRAAQGELTILASGSPAAFAKARPALDAMAAKLYELGDAAGEGAAFKMINQLLAGVHIAAASEAIAFAAKQGLDIRKVYEVITASAGNSWMFENRMPHVLDGDYTPRSAVEIFVKDLGIIQDMARSHRFPVPVSAAALQMFLMTSAAGMGRDDDASVARMYAQVTGTKLPDSSK; encoded by the coding sequence ATGGCGACCTCGCTCAAGCGCGCAGGGTTCGAGGTGACCGGATGCGACGTCTCGGCCGATAGCGTGGCGCGTTTCGTGGCCGATGGCGGCAAGGGGGCAAACAGCCCTGCCGAGGCGGCCCGAGAGGCCGACATCGTGGTCAGCGTCGTCGTCAATGCGGCGCAGACGGAAGCCATTCTTTTTGGTCCCGGCGGCGCGGCTGAGACCATGCCGAAGGAGGCCGTGTTCGTCTCCTCCGCGACCATGGATCCCGACGTGGCGCGCCGCCTGGCCAAGCAGCTCGAAGCCACCGGCCGGCACTATCTCGACGCGCCGATCTCCGGCGGTGCGCAGCGCGCAGCACAGGGCGAGCTGACCATTCTCGCCTCGGGCAGCCCGGCTGCGTTTGCCAAGGCGCGTCCGGCGCTGGATGCGATGGCGGCCAAGCTCTACGAGCTCGGCGATGCGGCCGGCGAGGGCGCCGCGTTCAAGATGATCAACCAGCTGCTCGCCGGCGTGCACATCGCGGCCGCGAGCGAAGCCATCGCCTTCGCCGCCAAGCAGGGGCTCGACATCCGCAAGGTCTATGAGGTCATCACCGCGTCGGCCGGCAATTCCTGGATGTTCGAGAACCGCATGCCGCATGTGCTCGACGGCGACTACACGCCGCGCAGCGCAGTCGAGATCTTCGTCAAGGACCTCGGCATCATCCAGGACATGGCGCGCAGCCACCGCTTTCCGGTGCCGGTCTCGGCCGCAGCGCTGCAGATGTTCCTGATGACATCGGCCGCCGGGATGGGGCGTGACGACGACGCGTCGGTAGCGCGGATGTATGCGCAGGTCACCGGCACGAAATTGCCGGACTCCTCCAAGTAA